In Syntrophales bacterium, the following are encoded in one genomic region:
- a CDS encoding DUF3047 domain-containing protein, with protein sequence MRMPTAFRTALLSILLLAAVAAAATERTVLFREDFRTLDAWRSLAFPRIEARSRYSIEPLDGGTVLRAESRGSASGLIHRREFNVYEYPGLRWRWKVSNVYARGDMGGKEGDDYPIRIFVMFHSRTKTPSALNQVSSAVARWFHGENPPHSTLSYIWANREDVPRLFSSPFTERAKMMVLERGSRLAGTWREESVDVLRDYRRAFGVDPPATATLGIMNDSDNTGEASVSNVDFIEVYRDAL encoded by the coding sequence ATGAGAATGCCGACCGCCTTCCGCACCGCGCTCCTTTCGATCCTTCTCCTGGCCGCCGTCGCCGCCGCCGCGACGGAGCGGACCGTTCTGTTCCGGGAAGACTTCAGGACGCTTGACGCCTGGCGTTCTCTTGCCTTCCCCCGGATCGAGGCCCGCTCCCGCTACTCCATCGAGCCCCTGGACGGCGGCACGGTCCTGCGGGCGGAGAGCCGCGGCTCCGCCTCGGGGCTCATTCATCGCCGCGAATTCAACGTCTACGAGTATCCCGGGCTCCGCTGGCGCTGGAAGGTATCCAATGTCTACGCCCGCGGCGACATGGGTGGAAAGGAAGGCGACGACTACCCCATCCGGATTTTTGTCATGTTCCACTCCCGGACGAAAACGCCCTCCGCCCTCAACCAGGTTTCCAGCGCGGTTGCCCGATGGTTCCATGGCGAGAACCCGCCCCACAGCACCTTGAGCTACATCTGGGCAAACCGCGAGGACGTCCCCCGCCTGTTCAGCAGCCCGTTTACGGAGAGGGCGAAAATGATGGTCCTGGAGAGGGGCAGCCGCCTCGCCGGCACCTGGAGGGAGGAGAGCGTGGACGTCCTTCGGGACTATCGGCGGGCGTTTGGAGTCGATCCGCCCGCCACGGCGACGCTGGGTATCATGAACGACTCGGACAACACCGGGGAGGCTTCCGTGTCAAACGTGGACTTCATCGAGGTGTACCGTGACGCCCTCTGA
- a CDS encoding TIGR04282 family arsenosugar biosynthesis glycosyltransferase, with translation MTPSERCILLMVKHPGFVPVKTRLAASLGEAKARSLYEALAADAVRILAEEDRLLMVLYDPPEAGDAVARWLGSGPIYRPQRGSDLGERMAAGLREAFDAGFHTAVLTGSDIPGLDSDLARQALDGLDTHNAVIGPAPDGGYYLIGFRGESFLPEAFEGIPWSTGEVFSRTLGVLERKGRRALVLPSRRDIDTIEDLQFFAADPPSCIGPAFRAWLMENEPIYFTGGKSPKNVL, from the coding sequence GTGACGCCCTCTGAACGATGCATCCTGCTGATGGTCAAGCACCCGGGCTTCGTGCCCGTCAAAACAAGGCTGGCGGCCTCCCTTGGAGAAGCAAAGGCGCGCTCCCTCTACGAGGCCCTGGCGGCCGACGCCGTCCGGATCCTGGCAGAGGAAGATCGTCTCCTGATGGTTCTCTACGACCCTCCCGAGGCCGGAGATGCCGTGGCTCGATGGCTCGGATCCGGGCCGATCTACCGGCCCCAGCGGGGATCGGACCTCGGGGAGCGGATGGCCGCAGGCCTCCGGGAGGCTTTCGACGCGGGATTCCATACGGCAGTGCTCACCGGAAGCGACATACCGGGATTGGACTCCGATCTCGCTCGACAGGCACTGGACGGCCTCGACACGCACAACGCCGTCATCGGCCCCGCGCCGGACGGGGGCTATTACCTGATCGGCTTCCGCGGGGAATCGTTTCTGCCGGAGGCGTTCGAAGGAATCCCCTGGAGTACGGGAGAGGTCTTCTCCAGGACATTGGGGGTTCTGGAAAGAAAGGGACGGAGGGCCCTTGTCCTGCCATCCCGCCGGGATATCGACACCATAGAGGACCTGCAGTTCTTCGCCGCAGATCCGCCTTCATGCATCGGTCCGGCGTTCCGGGCCTGGTTGATGGAAAATGAACCAATATATTTCACGGGTGGGAAAAGCCCCAAAAATGTGCTATGA
- the ligA gene encoding NAD-dependent DNA ligase LigA, translated as MNRETADRRAAELRRVIDRHNRLYYQLDAPEIPDSEYDALLRELTDIEEHFPDLATPDSPTRRVGAPPLDKFPAYTHRTPMLSLSNAFDDAEVEAFDRRIRERLGVETVDYTAEPKFDGLAVSLVYEDGVLVHGSTRGDGFTGEEVTANVRTVLTIPLRLRGETVPKGLEVRGEVILLREDFAKLNRAQRERGEKEFANPRNAAAGSLRQLDSRVTASRPLSFFAYSLDWADGLDLPATQAEAMNLLVRLGFSVCPECRVVSGTPGLLAFYREILSRRDSLPYDIDGVVYKLNNRAAQETVGSVARAPRWALAHKFPAQEALTEIVGIDTSVGRTGVLTPVARLKPVFVGGATVTNATLHNEDEIRRKDVRVGDTVVIRRAGEVIPEVVSVLLEKRPPDAREFRMPGHCPVCGSFTARAAGEAATRCTGGLFCPAQRKRALLHFGSRRALDIEGLGEKLVDQLVDRDLVKTPADLFRLRREDLVLLDRLADLSSENLVQAVARSRRTTLARFIYALGIPDVGETTARDLALFFGSLDLLMEARTETLRFVPNIGVEVAASISSFFSEEHNRQVIADLRELGVGWEETPMEEGSRTMPLSRLISFFAVPEVGGVRAEALESRFGTLEALQAAEDRDLREVPGISPGAAVGVRQLLNDPGFLEVTRQLRACGFTWTAEAQGKDQPKAGEAESSAVSGKAFVLTGTLAGFTRDEAKEMIESRGGRVSGSVSKKTDYVVAGADPGSKLTKAEALGVPVLDEAAFLALLGLPHQ; from the coding sequence ATGAATCGGGAAACGGCGGACAGGCGGGCCGCGGAGCTGCGGCGGGTCATCGACCGCCACAACCGGCTCTACTACCAGCTCGACGCGCCGGAGATCCCCGATTCCGAGTACGACGCGCTCCTCCGGGAACTGACGGACATCGAGGAGCACTTCCCCGACCTGGCGACGCCCGACTCGCCGACCCGGCGGGTGGGCGCCCCGCCGCTCGACAAGTTTCCCGCCTACACCCACCGCACGCCCATGCTGAGCCTGTCCAACGCCTTCGACGACGCGGAGGTGGAGGCCTTCGACCGGCGGATCCGGGAGCGCCTGGGCGTCGAGACAGTCGACTACACGGCGGAGCCGAAATTCGACGGCCTCGCCGTCAGCCTCGTGTACGAGGACGGCGTCCTGGTGCACGGGTCCACCCGGGGGGACGGCTTCACCGGTGAGGAGGTGACCGCCAACGTCCGCACCGTCCTCACGATCCCCTTGCGGCTCCGGGGAGAAACCGTTCCGAAGGGCCTCGAGGTCCGAGGGGAGGTGATCCTTCTCCGGGAGGACTTTGCGAAGCTGAACCGGGCCCAGCGGGAGCGCGGGGAGAAGGAGTTCGCCAATCCCCGGAACGCCGCCGCGGGCTCCCTCCGCCAGCTCGATTCGCGGGTCACCGCCTCCCGCCCCCTGTCCTTCTTCGCCTATTCCCTCGACTGGGCGGACGGCCTCGACCTGCCCGCCACACAGGCGGAGGCGATGAACCTCCTGGTCCGACTGGGCTTTTCAGTCTGCCCGGAGTGCCGGGTTGTGTCCGGAACCCCGGGACTCCTGGCCTTTTACCGGGAGATCCTGTCCCGGCGGGATTCCCTCCCTTACGACATCGACGGTGTTGTCTACAAACTGAACAACCGCGCGGCCCAGGAGACCGTTGGCTCCGTGGCGCGGGCGCCGCGCTGGGCCCTGGCCCACAAGTTCCCCGCCCAGGAGGCCCTGACGGAGATCGTCGGCATCGACACCTCCGTCGGCCGGACGGGGGTCTTGACGCCGGTGGCGAGGCTGAAGCCCGTCTTCGTCGGCGGGGCCACCGTGACGAATGCCACCCTCCACAACGAGGACGAGATCCGCCGGAAAGACGTCCGCGTCGGCGACACGGTTGTCATCCGCCGCGCCGGCGAGGTCATCCCAGAGGTCGTGTCGGTCCTCCTGGAGAAGCGACCGCCGGACGCGCGGGAATTCCGGATGCCCGGCCATTGCCCCGTCTGCGGCTCCTTCACCGCCCGCGCCGCCGGGGAGGCGGCCACCCGCTGCACCGGCGGCCTCTTCTGCCCGGCCCAGCGCAAGCGCGCCCTGCTGCACTTCGGCAGCCGCCGGGCCTTGGACATCGAGGGACTCGGGGAGAAGCTCGTGGACCAGCTCGTGGACCGGGACCTGGTGAAGACGCCCGCCGATCTCTTCCGGCTCCGGCGGGAGGACCTGGTCCTCCTGGACCGGCTGGCGGACCTGTCCTCGGAAAACCTGGTGCAGGCCGTCGCCCGGAGCCGCCGGACGACCCTCGCCCGCTTCATCTATGCCCTGGGGATTCCCGACGTCGGGGAGACCACGGCCCGGGACCTGGCCCTGTTCTTCGGATCGCTGGACCTCCTGATGGAGGCGCGGACGGAGACCCTGCGCTTCGTCCCGAACATCGGGGTCGAGGTGGCTGCCTCCATCTCCTCGTTTTTCTCCGAGGAGCACAACCGGCAGGTGATCGCGGATCTGCGGGAACTGGGTGTTGGATGGGAGGAAACGCCCATGGAGGAGGGATCGCGGACGATGCCCCTCTCCCGGCTGATCTCCTTCTTCGCGGTCCCCGAGGTGGGCGGCGTCCGGGCGGAGGCCCTGGAAAGCCGCTTCGGAACGCTGGAGGCCCTGCAGGCGGCGGAAGACCGGGACCTTAGGGAGGTCCCGGGGATCTCGCCCGGCGCGGCGGTGGGAGTTCGACAGCTTCTGAACGATCCGGGATTCCTGGAAGTGACCCGGCAGCTCCGGGCATGCGGATTCACCTGGACCGCCGAAGCCCAGGGAAAGGACCAGCCCAAAGCCGGCGAAGCGGAATCGTCCGCCGTCTCCGGGAAGGCCTTCGTCCTGACGGGGACCCTGGCCGGGTTCACCCGCGACGAGGCAAAGGAGATGATCGAGAGCCGTGGCGGACGCGTCAGCGGCAGCGTCTCGAAGAAGACCGACTATGTCGTGGCCGGCGCCGACCCGGGAAGCAAGCTGACGAAGGCGGAGGCCTTGGGCGTCCCCGTCCTGGACGAGGCAGCCTTCCTCGCCCTCCTCGGCCTCCCCCACCAATAA
- a CDS encoding 3-hydroxyacyl-CoA dehydrogenase family protein, which translates to MVKVSEMKRAVVVGAGTMGHSIAQVFAQHGIEVGLADTSGEYLERAMRLIRANLETLADYGTVKQGDIPAILGRIIPSTDLAVAAEGADFAIEAVVEVPDVKKAVFQQLERICPEGAILASNTSSLDVFSIVGEIHRPERLLITHWFAPPHIIPLVEVVPGPKTAPEAMDFAVRLMERLGKKTVVLKQFVPSFIVNRIQQMIFFGVLELLKNDWASPEDIDLAVKASLGVRLPVVGAVQTLDFTGLDLVDVMIKNALGQSPPFIADPVAKGHLGAKTSKGLFDYGGRPEEEILKKRDKRYLAMLESMEKLGVFDPV; encoded by the coding sequence ATGGTCAAGGTGAGTGAAATGAAGCGGGCGGTCGTGGTCGGAGCGGGGACCATGGGGCATTCCATCGCGCAGGTCTTTGCCCAGCACGGAATTGAGGTCGGGCTGGCGGACACCAGTGGTGAGTACCTGGAGCGGGCCATGCGGCTGATCCGGGCCAACCTGGAGACGCTGGCCGACTACGGAACGGTGAAACAGGGGGATATCCCGGCCATCCTGGGGAGGATCATCCCATCGACGGACCTGGCCGTTGCGGCGGAGGGCGCCGACTTTGCCATCGAGGCCGTCGTGGAGGTGCCGGACGTCAAGAAGGCCGTCTTCCAGCAGCTTGAGCGGATCTGTCCGGAGGGGGCGATCCTCGCCAGCAATACCTCCTCGCTGGACGTCTTCTCCATCGTCGGCGAGATCCACCGGCCCGAGCGGCTCCTCATCACCCACTGGTTCGCGCCGCCCCACATCATCCCGCTCGTGGAGGTCGTCCCGGGGCCAAAGACGGCGCCGGAGGCGATGGACTTCGCCGTGCGGCTCATGGAGCGCCTGGGGAAGAAGACCGTGGTGCTCAAGCAGTTCGTCCCCAGCTTTATCGTCAACCGGATCCAGCAGATGATCTTCTTCGGCGTCCTGGAACTCCTGAAGAACGACTGGGCCTCTCCGGAAGACATCGACCTGGCGGTCAAGGCCAGCCTCGGCGTGCGGCTTCCCGTGGTCGGCGCCGTCCAGACCCTCGATTTCACCGGCCTGGACCTGGTGGACGTCATGATCAAAAACGCCCTGGGCCAGTCGCCGCCCTTCATTGCCGATCCCGTGGCGAAAGGGCACCTGGGGGCGAAAACCTCGAAGGGGCTCTTCGACTACGGCGGACGCCCGGAGGAGGAGATCCTGAAGAAGAGGGACAAGCGCTACCTGGCGATGCTGGAGTCGATGGAGAAGCTGGGGGTGTTCGATCCGGTTTAA
- a CDS encoding YhjD/YihY/BrkB family envelope integrity protein, producing MTEGVRAPVSEEGPVNGSHRSRSVLHRIQLRLASAWDILVDSVINYQNNGDVNQAAAIAFYAILSFLPLFILTFLTAGYFFSSYPEVQRQFIEGIQRFHPYFTGDILIQLGQLDEKSQLLGWVGFITLIWFSSMIFGAAETAFNLIYRAKAIRNYVVSKLLSFAMIPAAWAVGILSVGITTIATIVANQPVLADSLFTHLPILKGVLFRYVLPYIVTVIFFTLVYKVIPVNKISLGLAFTGSVVFSALMEVAKHFFAWYIANYTRYDIIFGSLQTVVVLIIWVFYVALIFLFCAELMASYRRRDLILIERALLKPGRPGMKVWERLFRRFGRIYPPGGTVFQEGDEGRDMYFILAGRIRLEKKASRVRKVLAELGPGEYFGEMAALLEAPRTATANAAEESDVAVIDGGTLRRLLRENDEMSMFMMKEFAQRIRRTDALVDELSQWWLRLVAILYLTRSWPLSPDVDPVAEIAASSGRDPEEIRDVLTDLAQEGVVEIREGCVTGFSRERAWEISSTHIY from the coding sequence TTGACTGAGGGCGTGCGGGCGCCCGTGTCCGAAGAGGGACCCGTCAACGGCTCGCACCGCTCCCGGTCCGTCCTGCACCGTATCCAGCTGAGGCTTGCCAGCGCCTGGGACATCCTCGTGGACTCGGTGATCAACTACCAGAACAACGGGGATGTGAACCAGGCGGCGGCCATCGCCTTTTACGCCATCCTCTCCTTTCTCCCCCTGTTCATCCTCACATTCCTGACGGCGGGGTATTTCTTCAGCTCCTATCCCGAGGTGCAGCGGCAGTTCATCGAGGGGATCCAGCGCTTCCATCCCTACTTCACCGGGGACATCCTGATCCAGCTCGGGCAACTGGACGAAAAGAGCCAGCTTCTGGGCTGGGTGGGCTTCATCACCCTGATCTGGTTCTCCTCCATGATATTCGGGGCCGCGGAGACGGCCTTCAACCTGATCTACCGGGCCAAGGCGATCCGGAACTACGTGGTCTCGAAGCTGCTGTCCTTCGCCATGATCCCGGCGGCCTGGGCCGTCGGCATCCTGAGCGTGGGGATCACGACCATCGCCACCATCGTGGCCAACCAGCCGGTCCTGGCGGACAGCCTCTTCACCCACCTCCCCATTCTCAAGGGCGTCCTGTTCCGCTATGTCCTGCCGTACATCGTCACGGTGATCTTCTTCACCCTCGTCTACAAGGTCATCCCGGTGAATAAAATCTCCCTGGGGCTCGCCTTTACGGGAAGCGTCGTCTTCTCGGCCCTGATGGAGGTGGCGAAGCACTTCTTCGCCTGGTACATCGCGAACTACACCCGATACGACATCATCTTCGGCTCCCTGCAGACGGTGGTTGTCCTGATCATCTGGGTGTTCTACGTGGCCCTGATCTTCCTGTTCTGCGCCGAGCTGATGGCCTCCTACCGGCGCCGGGACCTGATCCTCATCGAGCGGGCCCTCCTGAAGCCCGGGAGGCCCGGGATGAAGGTCTGGGAGCGGCTCTTCCGCCGCTTCGGCCGCATCTATCCGCCTGGAGGCACGGTCTTCCAGGAAGGCGACGAGGGGCGGGACATGTACTTCATCCTGGCCGGGCGCATCCGGCTGGAGAAGAAGGCCAGCCGGGTCCGGAAAGTGCTGGCGGAGCTGGGGCCCGGCGAGTACTTCGGCGAGATGGCGGCCCTGCTGGAGGCCCCCCGGACCGCCACGGCAAACGCCGCCGAAGAGAGCGACGTGGCCGTCATCGACGGCGGGACGCTTCGCCGGCTCCTCCGGGAGAACGACGAGATGTCCATGTTCATGATGAAGGAGTTTGCCCAGCGGATCCGACGCACCGACGCGCTCGTGGACGAACTTTCCCAGTGGTGGCTTCGCCTGGTGGCCATTCTTTACCTGACCCGCTCCTGGCCCCTTTCTCCGGATGTGGATCCGGTGGCGGAGATCGCCGCCTCCTCCGGCAGGGACCCCGAGGAGATCCGGGACGTCCTGACGGATCTTGCCCAGGAGGGGGTTGTCGAGATCCGGGAGGGATGCGTGACGGGATTCAGCCGCGAACGGGCATGGGAGATCAGCAGCACGCACATTTATTGA
- a CDS encoding TIGR04283 family arsenosugar biosynthesis glycosyltransferase translates to MKNRPEITVIIPVLGEQAVIGERIRRIRECETGEVPEIVVVDGDPAGGTLESIDDPDVVCLTSPRGRAVQMNRGAERASGRIFLFLHADTDLPPGAFTMIRRAMEDVSAAAGAFDLTIRSPRPVFRIIERIASRRSRLTRIPYGDQAIFIRASCFQGIGGYRDIPIMEDVELMRRIKRRGDRVVFLDARVSTSARRWEKEGVLRCTLRNWVLISLYLLGVPAGRLARYYP, encoded by the coding sequence ATGAAAAATCGTCCCGAGATAACCGTCATCATTCCCGTTCTTGGCGAGCAGGCCGTGATCGGCGAGCGGATCCGCCGGATCCGGGAGTGCGAGACCGGCGAAGTCCCGGAGATCGTCGTCGTGGACGGCGATCCGGCAGGCGGCACCCTGGAGAGCATCGACGATCCGGACGTGGTTTGCCTGACGTCGCCCCGGGGACGTGCCGTCCAGATGAACCGGGGGGCCGAGCGGGCATCGGGGCGGATTTTTCTCTTTCTCCATGCCGACACGGACCTGCCTCCGGGGGCCTTCACCATGATCCGGCGAGCCATGGAGGACGTGTCGGCCGCGGCGGGAGCCTTCGACCTGACCATCCGTTCACCCCGGCCGGTCTTCCGGATCATCGAGCGGATCGCCTCCCGGAGATCCCGCCTCACCCGCATACCCTACGGGGACCAGGCCATCTTCATCCGAGCGTCCTGTTTCCAAGGGATCGGCGGTTACCGGGACATCCCGATCATGGAGGACGTGGAACTGATGCGGCGGATCAAGCGCCGTGGAGACCGTGTCGTCTTCCTGGATGCCCGGGTCTCCACCTCCGCCCGCCGCTGGGAAAAAGAAGGTGTTCTCCGCTGCACCCTGCGCAACTGGGTGCTGATCAGCCTCTATCTCCTGGGCGTACCCGCCGGGCGCCTTGCCCGGTATTATCCATGA
- a CDS encoding acylphosphatase encodes MVKRVRIFVTGIVQGVAFRAWTVRTARARGVTGWVRNLPDGRVEALVEGDDPAVEAVAAWCRQGPPAATVTKTEVREEPYSGEFQDFRILY; translated from the coding sequence ATGGTGAAGCGTGTCCGCATTTTCGTGACGGGCATCGTCCAGGGCGTGGCCTTCCGGGCCTGGACAGTCCGGACGGCCCGCGCCCGGGGCGTGACGGGATGGGTCCGGAACCTGCCGGACGGCCGGGTCGAGGCCCTGGTCGAAGGGGACGACCCGGCGGTGGAGGCCGTCGCCGCCTGGTGCCGACAAGGGCCTCCCGCGGCGACGGTGACAAAAACGGAAGTCCGGGAAGAGCCCTATTCCGGTGAATTCCAGGACTTTCGAATTCTCTACTGA
- a CDS encoding helicase-related protein, which translates to MDLPEQIKKIRAQLGLTQQALAGHLGVSFATVNRWENGQTRPSQLSWKRIQELEISFRGDKDATEKPAVKPATATLDFTGSPDAVGLLAEGERLSFGHLVNPSFATEISSIDPLPHQRIAVYERMLRQPRLRFLLADDAGAGKTIMAGLYIREMLSRRLIRRILIIPPAGLVGNWQRELMSLFNLPFRIISGSNARQENPFQGENSDRVIVSLDTLTSNRVFNRLKESETAPYDLVIFDEAHKLAASRTPDFRVTKTGRYRLAEALAGVRTADPDWTLPWNATHLLLLTATPHMGKDYPYYALWRLLEPEILTTQEAFDAFPADQRFVHFIRRAKEEMVHLDGRPLYPKRISDTFGYELSKGEISEQALYDETTEYLLYVYNRAKLLNREAARLAMSVFQRRLASSTYALLRSLERRIEKLDGYIEDVQSGRITIDQLQLLQRSIQDDDDILESKAADDESGGGEREDNEAAEDKLLKGVIATSLAELVAEKEIVVRLLNLAGQVYERGQESKFEKLRELISERRYREEKLIIFTEHRDTMHFLVRRLNGLGYTDQIAQIHGGMHYTEREEEVERFRRPVAEGGARFLVCTDAAGEGINLQFCWIMINYDIPWNPARLEQRMGRIHRYGQKHDPVVIMNLVAPGTREGRVLKTLLDKLELIRRELQSDKVFDCIGRIFQGVSIKQYMERAVLGEEKAALLDLEGRLTKEQIEALAAQERVLFGYGGDVARELPRLRKTLRQEIYFRLLPGYVRQYIQRAAPLAGMEIEGDVDGIFTLLPTRSGATDPILPALELYPPEARSSLCVSPSKDERKDVVWVHPGEPVFESFRALVRNQLAGEGSKGAMFVDPTATRPYLFHVALLTVSRKADPEFPDLSLDETLDCRLVGLKQHEGTEMALCPVEHLLLLKGGRGIPQKAQRMALRAEEEKELARAFLTERTAREMAQGKRTRLLETLPERERFIRRGFDYQEAELAMARAKQAEKARTGKRKAVEALEDIKRQQRQLAERRDQALAVLHREPDLIAPEAVQFIAHALVVPSSDREEIRQHDVQVEQEAMRIVQAFEEAAGARVIDIHTPELARNAGLPDNPGFDLLSVRPGDEMRAIEVKGRAETGDVEVTENEWAKACNMRNGYWLYAVFDCATQEPRLIRVQDPFGRLLARRKGSVLISAREIGQAAAEEG; encoded by the coding sequence ATGGACCTCCCGGAGCAGATTAAAAAGATCCGCGCCCAACTCGGCCTGACTCAACAGGCCTTGGCCGGACATCTGGGTGTTTCCTTCGCCACCGTAAATCGCTGGGAAAACGGTCAAACCAGGCCATCCCAATTGTCATGGAAACGAATTCAAGAACTGGAGATCAGCTTTCGGGGAGATAAGGATGCGACTGAAAAGCCGGCCGTAAAACCCGCCACAGCCACCCTGGATTTCACCGGTTCTCCGGATGCCGTTGGACTCCTTGCAGAAGGGGAACGGCTTTCTTTCGGTCATCTTGTAAATCCATCATTCGCAACGGAAATTTCCAGCATCGATCCCCTTCCCCACCAGAGAATCGCCGTCTACGAACGGATGCTTCGGCAACCCCGGCTCCGTTTCCTTCTTGCCGACGACGCAGGCGCCGGCAAGACAATCATGGCCGGCCTTTACATTCGTGAGATGCTGTCCCGGCGGCTAATAAGGAGAATCCTGATCATACCGCCCGCCGGACTCGTTGGAAACTGGCAACGGGAACTCATGTCCCTTTTCAATCTGCCGTTCCGGATCATCAGTGGAAGCAATGCCCGCCAGGAGAATCCCTTTCAGGGAGAAAACAGCGACCGGGTGATCGTCAGCCTCGATACATTGACCAGCAACCGCGTTTTCAACCGGTTGAAGGAATCCGAAACGGCCCCCTACGATCTGGTCATATTCGACGAGGCACACAAACTGGCTGCAAGTCGGACCCCGGATTTCAGGGTCACGAAAACGGGGCGTTATCGGCTTGCGGAGGCCCTGGCCGGAGTTCGAACGGCGGATCCCGACTGGACGCTTCCCTGGAATGCCACCCATCTGCTTCTGCTGACTGCGACGCCGCACATGGGGAAGGACTACCCTTATTATGCGCTGTGGCGACTTCTCGAACCGGAGATTCTGACCACGCAGGAAGCCTTTGACGCCTTTCCGGCCGACCAGCGGTTCGTTCACTTCATCCGTCGCGCAAAAGAAGAAATGGTCCACCTGGACGGACGTCCTCTTTATCCAAAAAGGATTTCCGACACGTTCGGCTATGAGTTGTCCAAGGGTGAAATCAGCGAACAGGCACTCTACGACGAGACAACCGAGTACCTGCTGTATGTCTACAACCGGGCGAAGCTGCTCAATAGGGAAGCGGCACGCCTTGCCATGAGCGTGTTCCAGCGCCGCCTGGCGAGTTCCACGTATGCCCTTCTCCGATCCCTGGAACGACGGATCGAAAAGCTCGACGGATATATTGAAGACGTCCAGTCGGGCAGGATCACCATAGACCAGTTGCAGCTTCTGCAGCGGAGCATTCAGGACGATGATGACATTCTCGAATCGAAAGCGGCTGACGATGAATCCGGCGGTGGAGAGCGGGAAGACAATGAGGCAGCGGAAGACAAGCTGCTGAAAGGAGTCATCGCAACCTCTCTAGCGGAGTTGGTTGCAGAAAAGGAGATTGTCGTACGCCTGCTCAACCTGGCCGGGCAGGTATATGAGCGGGGGCAGGAATCAAAGTTCGAGAAGCTGCGTGAGCTTATCTCGGAAAGACGCTATCGCGAAGAAAAACTCATCATCTTCACGGAACACCGCGATACAATGCATTTTCTGGTCAGGCGTCTGAACGGCCTGGGGTACACGGATCAGATCGCCCAGATTCATGGTGGCATGCATTACACCGAACGGGAAGAAGAGGTGGAGCGTTTTCGCAGGCCCGTAGCCGAGGGCGGAGCGCGCTTCCTGGTCTGTACGGACGCAGCCGGCGAAGGGATCAACCTCCAGTTCTGCTGGATCATGATCAACTACGACATCCCCTGGAATCCAGCCCGCCTCGAACAGAGGATGGGCCGCATCCATCGTTACGGCCAGAAGCACGATCCGGTCGTCATCATGAACCTCGTCGCTCCCGGCACAAGGGAAGGGCGCGTCCTGAAAACGCTCCTCGACAAACTGGAATTGATTCGCCGCGAACTGCAGTCCGACAAGGTGTTCGATTGCATCGGCCGGATTTTCCAGGGCGTGTCCATAAAACAATACATGGAGCGAGCCGTCCTTGGAGAAGAAAAGGCCGCCCTTCTCGACCTGGAGGGCCGCTTGACGAAGGAGCAGATCGAGGCCCTGGCAGCGCAAGAGCGAGTCCTTTTCGGATACGGAGGGGACGTGGCAAGAGAGCTCCCTCGCCTGCGCAAAACGTTGCGGCAGGAGATCTATTTCCGGCTCCTGCCGGGATATGTCCGCCAGTACATCCAGCGGGCCGCCCCCCTTGCCGGCATGGAGATAGAAGGAGATGTGGACGGTATTTTCACCTTGCTGCCCACACGCAGCGGTGCAACCGATCCCATCCTGCCCGCTTTGGAACTTTACCCTCCGGAAGCGAGAAGCAGCCTCTGCGTTTCACCATCGAAAGACGAACGGAAGGATGTCGTCTGGGTGCACCCCGGAGAACCGGTATTCGAGTCTTTTCGAGCATTGGTGAGGAACCAGCTTGCGGGGGAAGGATCGAAGGGGGCCATGTTCGTCGATCCCACAGCCACAAGGCCTTATCTCTTCCATGTCGCCCTCCTTACCGTTTCCCGCAAGGCGGATCCGGAATTCCCGGATCTTTCCCTGGATGAGACCCTGGATTGCCGCCTTGTCGGTCTGAAACAGCATGAGGGGACGGAGATGGCCCTTTGTCCCGTGGAACACCTCCTTCTCTTGAAAGGCGGGCGGGGCATTCCCCAAAAGGCCCAGAGAATGGCCCTCCGGGCAGAGGAAGAAAAGGAGCTTGCCCGCGCATTCCTGACGGAGCGCACGGCCCGGGAGATGGCTCAGGGAAAGAGGACCCGCCTGCTGGAAACCCTTCCGGAGAGGGAGAGATTCATTCGGCGCGGTTTTGACTATCAGGAGGCCGAACTGGCCATGGCACGGGCCAAACAGGCCGAGAAGGCAAGAACCGGCAAGCGAAAGGCCGTTGAAGCCCTGGAGGACATCAAGCGTCAGCAGCGGCAGCTTGCGGAGCGCAGGGACCAGGCACTGGCCGTTCTTCATCGCGAGCCCGATCTGATCGCCCCGGAGGCCGTTCAATTCATCGCCCACGCCCTCGTCGTCCCCTCTTCCGACCGCGAGGAAATCCGTCAGCATGACGTCCAGGTCGAGCAGGAGGCCATGAGAATTGTGCAGGCCTTTGAAGAGGCCGCCGGGGCCAGGGTCATCGACATCCATACGCCGGAACTGGCCCGGAATGCGGGGCTGCCCGACAATCCGGGATTTGATCTTTTGTCCGTGCGGCCCGGCGATGAGATGCGAGCCATCGAGGTCAAGGGGCGCGCCGAGACGGGGGACGTGGAAGTAACCGAAAACGAATGGGCCAAGGCCTGCAACATGCGCAACGGTTACTGGCTCTATGCCGTCTTTGACTGTGCAACACAGGAACCGCGACTGATCAGGGTTCAGGACCCGTTCGGACGTCTTCTTGCCAGGCGTAAGGGGAGCGTTCTGATCAGCGCCAGGGAAATTGGACAGGCGGCCGCGGAGGAGGGATAA